TGGCTTATCGAAAAAGCGCCCGACGCTCAAACTCACCAGTTTCCGATACTCAACCCTGACCCTTCAGCACATTTGATTCTGTCGCCCAGCGACCAACCGTATCACTACACAATAGATCAACAAGTCCAACAAGGAATTGGCAGTCACCTATTACTGCCCCATCACAAAGCGATAGAACTGGATCACACGAAGCCGTTTATCCACTTGGGTATCAAGTTCCACGTCGGCGCTTTGTACTCGCTCACTATCCCTGATTGCCCGCATCCAAGCTTAGATCGCGTCAACACCATCGACCTTGCAGCTTTACTCAACAACTCTGATGCCGATGTAACGTCACTGATTAAGCTTGCTCAAAGCGACTTTGAAGCTTGTTGCCAGCAATTGGATGACTTGCTGCAACCTTGGCTATCCACCGCTAGAACCGATAGGCATAGCGAGCTCACTCGAAAAGTACTGAGTGTGCTTGGTTCAACGCCGATAGCTGAACTTGGTGACAAGCTATTTTGTTCTCAAAGAACACTCGAGCGAAGCTTTAACAAGGTGACTGGCCTAACGTTAAAGCAGTGCCAATCCATGAACAAACTCGAAGCAATGCTCGAATATCTTTATAAGAAAGAGTTGAATGACATAGATTGGCTAGACGTTGCCTTTCAATTTGGGTTTAGCGATCAACCACACCTGATTCGGTACCTAAAGAAGACCATTGGTCTCACACCAAATACCTATGCCAAGGAAGGTGGGTTAACCATAGATGTTTATGGTGGTGTCAGGTCAGAGTAACGAACGGCCCACACACGAGATCTCTGTCTATCGTGTCCCATTCGTAGCAAGTTTTATTGAGTTTAGAATTGCGACTCCATATACTGGAAACACCATCAGACGGAGGGCAATAATGAATAATAAAAACAAACACATAGTTTTAATTCATGGTCTGTATATGCCTGCGTTGATCATGCAATATCTAGATAGAAATTTTAAGAAACGCGGCTTCACCACCCATAAGTTCGCCTACAACTCACTGCGTTTTCCATCCGCAGCAAAACGCCTAAATCGCTTCGTAAATGCACGCTTTGATGAGCACGATAAGGTCTATTTCTTTGGTCACTCTCTCGGTGGCTTACTGATTCGTCATTACTTTAAATTCTACCAACCACACTTCGCTGACACCTGCATTATTACAGCGGGCACACCACACAATGGGGCAACCATAGCTAAAACGCTTTCTAATCATGGTCTTGGGTTCATTTTTGGGTCGACCAAACACATCCTCAACGATGGGCTTGGTGACTACGATAATGATGTGCCGATTGGTGTGATTACTGGCACCTACGACGCTGGCGTAGGACGAATCGTATTAGGAAAAAATCATGGCGATGGTACGGTCACTCTGGAAGACGCAAACCTGAAAGGGGCAACAGACACTTGCGCGCTCAACGTCAACCACACTGCCTTGGTGTATTCTAAAGAAGTGGTACAACGCTCCGTTGAATTCATTCACTTCAAGGCATTCCTAGCGGCTCAATAACAAGCTGGTTCACACGTTATCTAGCGACTCGACTCTGAGCTTAACTCCCCCAAACAAAGCAGCTCCCGTTACTTTAAACCCTCCGTATCTCTTCAACAGTGAAATACAGAGGGTCTCCTTTTAAAACTAAAATTAGAACTGATAGTTAAACTCTATGCGGTGATCGCCGTCTTCGAAGTTCACTTCTTCATTCCAGTTGGCAAAGTAGCGAACATTAAAGCGAGGGTTGATTTGATAAGACGCAGCAAATTCATGAGTCATGATGGAATCATCATCGTAGAACGCGCCATTTTTGTAGGTATCTGAGCCGCTGATTGTGCCCATATACATCGGGTTATAGTTCAGCCAGATCTTGTCTGTAATTTCAATTTTCGCGTACATACCCGCCACGTAGAATGTGCCGTGCATGTCGTAGCGATCACGCAGCTCATCCGCATCAGCACGAACCTTATCTGTGAGAGGCTCCCCTGCTGCTATACCTGCGCCCGCTAAAGGGTATAAGTTTACTGGTCCGAATTTGGGTAACGCTTGAATGAAGCTGTAAGAGGCCGAACCTTGATTCGTATCGAAGTTGTAGTTCACATCAACTTGCGCACCTCGACCATTGGTTAAGTCGACAGAAAAATTACGAAAGCGTACTGAATCTATTGAGTCATCAACAGTGCCGAACTTGGCTTTATTATTATCACGAAAGCCTACTGCTTCTCCCGCAATACCTTTAATCTCCAGTACGTTCATACCCATGGTGGTGTCTGAGCCCGTATCGTAGGTTTGACCAAACTTTAAGTTGAGACCTTTATCGCTGTAACCCGCTCCGGCTTGAGTATAAACAGCCAGTGGGTCACTCATGTCTTGTACTGAGTCTTCGGCTTTAGTTATTGAAGGTACACAAATTAAGGCTGTGACAATGCCTACCGCTAACGTGCGCGGCACAAATGTATCAAAATCGATTTTCATGGATGAGTCCTTGGTTGGGCGCGTGGCTGATACACGCGTTTCACTGAGATTTGAAATGCTCATCCGTGAGCAAGGAAGTTACTTTGAACAAGTCACGACTAGATATTGAGTGGCTTAATCTCAGGCATGTTTGCCTCCCAATCTTGTACATCGGCTACGTCAGGTAGATAAACTCGAAGCGTGAACCCCCAGTTATCAGCAGGCGTTGCAGCGTAATTAACGTTATTTTTAGCAGCATATGAACCACATTTTTCACCACCAAAGACCACGGTGAAGGTACCGTCTTCGTTGGTCGTTAGACCTTGGTTTGTTGAAACAATATTGTTCTCGTTGGTCATTAGAAACTTATCTTCACCGTAAACGGTAATTGAGTAGTAGCCACGCGGATCGACTGACTTGGGTGCACGGTATGTCGCGGTGTAGCACGTGTTGCCTTCTGCGCCACTCAGAGCGTACACCGGGTACATAGCGGTATCATGTGGCGATAGTCCCCAAGCTCCTGCGTTGGCATAAGTTAAGCCTTCCCAGTTGGTAACATCTTTAATGTTCCATTCAACGTGCTTCTCTTGAGCGACGGATAGATGGTTGTTATAGCCCTCCATTAAAGCGCCACGAACTTTCATCATGCGTTCCATGTCTGGTCCAACAAAACCTTCACCGTTACCACCACCAGTGACGACGATCTGATCTTGCAAAACACGTAATCGTGCCATGTCTTCTTCAGTGCCATCTGTCGCTAGACGAACACCAAAGGCAACGAAACGTGTATCGAACATGTCTGGTGTGAAGTGGTAAGTCCCTGCTTCAACTTCATACACGGGGATTGTATGGTTAGAAGTTTGAATATGGAGAGACTGGAACTTGTCGCCATTCGAAGGAACCGTAATAGAGAACGGCTTAGATGTATCGATACCACCAACAGAATAAAGATGGTCAAGCGCTGGGGTGACCACCCAAGTATCGCCAACTTGGTTTAGCTGACGGAAGTGGTGAGGGTTATTCCAACCCGCTTGGAAGTTATTAACGAAGTTATTGATGAAGAAGCGAGCTTCTTGGTGGATGAACTCCTGAGCCGTCATACCATGGTCCTCAGGATTAACAGCCCAACCAGAAGAATCAATCGCGCTCATCAGCTTAATTGACTCCGCCGAATATAAATCAGGGTTCGCTTCATAAGCAGGCGTTGCTGCAACAGCACCAAATGAAGTTGCGGCGACCAATACAGCTAAGGTTGTCTTTTTCATTACCATTTCCTCGTTGAATTTCTAATTTTTACCAATAACGGTGATGCGATTACTGTAATTAGAAATGTTGGGAGGAAGTAGTAGCGCTAATTGATGCTCTACATAAGCACGGTTTATGTAGAGGTGCTTATGTAGAGATAGCAAGTTCGATGATTCAATATAAAGATCGCTTGAAAGAGCGCTAGACGTTTTTCAGATACTGATGAAGCTGAGATCGAATGGCCGCATGGCTTTGATTGTTTGCGTATTTCTTGTGATAAACCAGATCAAGCTGAATAGGATCAATGGAGAAAGGCACCTGAATTTTCTTCAACCCGAGCTGTTCGATCAGTGGGTCGTTATCATTCGTTGCACAGATAGCATTGGAGTTTCGGACACATAGCAGCATTGAGCTAGGGCTGGTCACCTGCTTAACAATCTTCCTCGGCAGATTCATTTTGGCAAGCTTCTCAATGCCAGAGACTTCACGAACCGTGTACGTTAGCGTTACGTGCTCAAGGTCATAAAACTCTTCCAAGGTAACAGAATCCCCTATTGTTGGATGATCTTGACGGCAAACGTAGACAAGGCCGACATCCTGAATATGTTCATACACAAATGCCTGCTCTTTCTCTTGTTTAAAGCGAGACTCAATAGCCATATCGATTTTGTCGTGTCTTAAATGGTCTAGCACCATGTATTCTGACAAAGGGTTCTCAATTAGCTTGACCCCGTCAATTACAGGCAGGTGAATAACGATATGTTCAGGAGCATAAACCGTAAACTCTCTCGGTTTATCTAAAGCTAACTCCAAGCGATGCTCAATCTCTTTAAAGTGCTCCGCCAGAGCATGCGCATCGGATGTCGGTTCTAGCCTTCGACCATGACGGACAAACAAAGCCTTACCTAACTGTTGTTCTAGGCGTTTAATACTAGCCGACATCGCAGGCTGAGTGACATCCAATACGTCAGCAGCCTGAGTAATACTGTTGAGTTCATAAACACGTAAAAAAGGGATAATTAGATTTAAGTCCATACATCTCCAACTATTCGTCAGCCAGTCGTACCATTGTGGTCAATTGAGCGACCAAAATTTACAGGCCACAATACCGACATACAAAAATACCACTCTTTATTAAAGAGTGGTATTTGTTGATTCGATTAGCAAAGTTGGACTAACAATCTTAGAGGCGATTCACTCTGGTAGGTAAGAACACCTCACCAAGCATGCAGCGTACTGAGCCACCGCCGATATCTTCGATGGTTTTCACGTTGAATGGCAGCAGTTTACCGTGCGTCGCTAGCTGAGCGCGTTGTGCAGGAGAAAACGCGTCAAAAGCTGACTGCGACATCGCGATCACTTTATCGCCATTCACGGTTTCAAGCTGCAAGATGTTGCCACAGAAGCGATTCATCTGATCGATTGAGATAGAGATAACCTGTTTATCTTTCGCGAGTGACTTAACCACAAAACGGCGCTCAAATTCTGGAATCACTTCATCACAGATCACGCAGAAGTTATCACCAATCGCCATCATTACATTGGTATGGTAAATCGGCTGACCAGATGGCAATGCCGTTTGGAACGAAACCACGCGTGAATAACCAATACGCTTCGCGTAATCCTCTAACACTTCACGGTCACAACGTTGAGAAAGCGCGGCATAGATGGTCTTGTTGATATGGTCAATCACCATCACACCCGTACTCTCAAGATAAGAGCCTTGTGCGATGTAAGATTCTAGCGACTCAGTATGGTTAACAATACGACCCGACGCCTCTAGTGCTTCAATAAGCGCATTTGGTTTCACTTCATTCTGACGGTTTTCACAGGCCATTGGGAAGGTGAATAAGCTGCCATCACTACAGGTGCTGAACCAATTGTTTGGGAACACCGCATCTGGCGTTTCCACACCAAGCTCTGGATAATCAAACTCTACAACTTGCACACCCTCTTTACGTAATGAAGCCACCATCGCCTTAAATTCAGCCATAGTTTCTAACTTCACCTCAGCTTCGGTGAGGTTAACTCTGTTTTGAAACTCGTTATCACGTGCAGTTTCTTCGTTAAATCGAAATTCTTTTGGCGGCACCATAACAACGCAATTGGCGTTTTGAACATTAGTAATGTGAAGTGATTTTTTGTGTAGGTTTAACATTTCAACCGTCCCTATCTTTTATTTACCTCAGAATTGTAAACAAGTTGTTACGACAAGATTCACTGAAAAGAATAATGATTTGAATATTTATCCAAAACATTTACTGCCAAACCCAGTTTAAACCGTAATTTTTACTGCAAGATAACAGCACATCAGAAAGAACCAACAGTTTGCATATCAATTAGAGAATTTGCTGAATAAATATCCGAGCGGTCTTTTCTGTGTTACCGCGAGTTTAGGTTACAATTTAATCCATTTAGCGTTAGGATTATCACCGTTGCATAACAATCAATTACGTTTGAAATAAGCTTAACTCTTCCCATCTGATCCAATCTAAAATAAGCGTCATACACAATACGTTTTGGACCTTTCGCGATCACTAAAACACGGTGTTAAACCAAGCTCTAGAGCCAAGCGTTTAAGCCAGAGTGAAAACCAAACTCCATCGAATGATTTAATGCTTATAAGAACGCATGGGCGCTCATAAAATTTCAAACTAAGACTGTGAAAATTTAAATTGAGACTATAAAAACAAAGCTGCACGACGATGCCGCTGCTTATAGAGACACGAGTTTATAAAGGGAAATCTATGTACAAAAAGTTTGAAGGCTTTACTGAAGCCTTTCCAAAGGGAGAGCCGATACAACCTCCTACTGGAATACTGGCATTTTGCCGCCACTATACGCGAGGTTTTGAAAAGCCGCTCATCTTGCTCGGTATCATGAGCATGACGATTGCGATCATCGAAGTGGCGCTATTTGGTTACATGGGACAATTGGTTGACTGGCTATCAACAAGCAACCCAGAAACCTTCTTAGCTGACAACAAGTCCACTCTTATGGGTCTTGGTGTACTGCTGTTGGTCGTAATGCCAATCTTGATCAGTGTGTACTCACTGTTGCTTCATCAAACCTTACTCGGCAACTATCCGATGTCGATTCGCTGGTTGGCGCACCGCTACCTGTTAAAACAAAGCTTATCTTTCTACCAAGATGACTTTGCTGGGCGTGTTGCCACCAAAGTAATGCAGACATCGCTCGCGGTACGTGAAACCGTGACCAAGATGGTTGATGTGTTTGTCTACGTGACGGTTTACTTCACCGCGATGCTGTTCATGCTTGCCGAGTCGGATTGGCGTTTAATGGCTCCAATGTTGATCTGGTTGTTCGTCTACATCGGCATTCAGCTTTACTACGTGCCGAAACTTAAAGACGTGTCATCGGAACAGGCGGATGCTCGCTCACTCATGACAGGTCGAATTGTTGATAGCTACACCAACATCGCGACAGTAAAACTGTTTTCACACAGCAAACGTGAAACGGAATACGCAGAAGAAGGCATGGAAGGTTTCCTAGATACCGTGTATCGCCAAATGCGCCTTGTTACTGGCTTCAACATCTGTGTGGAATTCGCTAACTACCTACTGGTATTCAGTATCGCGGGTATCTCTATCTACCTATGGCTTGATAGCGCAATCACTGTGGGTGCCATTGCGATTGCGGTGAGCTTGGCTCTACGTATTAACGGCATGTCGAAATGGATCATGTGGGAGATCGGCGGCCTGTTTGAAAACCTAGGGACCGTGATTGACGGTATTAAAACCATGTCGAAGCCTATCGCTATCGAAGACAAGAAAGACGCGCAGCCACTTAAGGTCCCACAAGGCGGCATCAACTTCGAGAACGTGAGCTTCAACTACGGTGAAAACAAAGGCGTTATCAACAAGCTAAACCTAAACATCAAACCAGGTGAAAAGGTAGGTCTAGTTGGGCGTTCTGGCGCAGGTAAATCGACGTTGGTTAACTTGTTACTGCGTTTTCATGATGTCGAAAGCGGTCGTATCCTGATTGATGATCAAGAGATCTCAAGCGTTACTCAAGACTCACTGCGCAGCAATATTGGCATGGTGACACAAGACACTTCACTGCTTCACCGTTCGATCAAAGACAACATTCTTTATGGTCGTCCGGAAGCAACGGATGAAGAGGTGTATGCCGCGACCAAGCAAGCGCACGCGCATGAGTTTATCGAAACCCTAACCGACCCGTTTGGCAACATTGGTTACGATGCTCAAGTGGGCGAGCGTGGTGTTAAGCTTTCTGGTGGTCAACGCCAACGTGTGGCGATTTCACGTGTACTTCTGAAAAATGCACCACTTTTGGTTCTTGATGAAGCGACTTCGGCTCTAGATTCAGAGGTTGAGGCAGCAATCCAAGAGAGCCTAATTGAGCTAATGGAAGGTAAGACGGTTATCGCGATTGCGCACCGCCTATCTACCATCGCAGCAATGGATCGCCTGATCGTTTTAGATGAAGGTAATATCGTTGAAGAAGGCACGCACCAAGATCTGATTAACCAAAATGGTATCTATGCGCAGTTGTGGAATCACCAGACCGGTGGCTTCATAGCTGATGATCTTGAGCAAGCTAGCAACGATTAATTTGTGTGCTATTTTAAAAGTGCGGCGCATTTCACGCCAATTTGCTAAATGGCGGTAAATTACACATGGCAGAATGTTATGTCGTAATTATATAATGACCTTAACAAACCAAGACGGCTTCGCTTGCGCGTTCTGGAATAAGGCTAGACTTCGGGGGGAGGCTAGCCTTTCTTATGCCCGTAGTTCAGCGATCTTTCCCACCTGTTCCTTCAACTTCATCGATCCTTTTGTTTTTTTCTTGGCGTTTTTTTCTTAAAATGCGCGCAATATTCTTTCTAGAGATCAACCATGAACAAAAGTGTCTTAACTAACGTTATCGCGTTAGCACTGCTTGCTGGCGGCTATGCGACAGCAAATCAATACCTACTTTACGCGGGCCTATTCGCCTTTTCTGGTGCCATCACCAACTGGCTTGCGATTCACATGTTGTTCGAGAAAGTACCCGGCCTATACGGTTCTGGCGTTATTCCTGCGCGCTTTGAAGAGTTCAAAGCAGCCATCAAACAACTGATGATGGAGCAATTCTTTACTGAAAGTAACATCGACCGCTTCCTAAGCAGCGAAATGAGCGGCGGCCAATCACTGAACCTAGAGCCTGTGATTAAGAAAATCGATTTCAACCCTGCATTCGATTCACTAGTTAACGTTATCGAGAACTCACAGTTTGGCGGCATGCTAGCAATGTTTGGTGGTACAGAAGCATTAGAGCCAATGAAAGCGCCATTTGTTGAGAAGATGCAAGAATCTGTTATCGAAATCAGCAAGAGTGATTCAGTGAAAAATGCCATCAAGGAAGAACTGGAATCACCAGCGATGATGGATGAAATCAAAGAGAACATTGAAGCCATCATCGACCAGCGTTTGAATGAGCTGACACCGAAACTGGTAAAAGAGATGGTTCAAACCATGATCAAGAAACACCTTGGCTGGCTTGTCGTTTGGGGCGGTGTATTCGGTGGTGTGATTGGTCTTATTTCAGCGGCGATTACACTGTAAATCGCCTATAACCACACTTATCTGACTGCCCCTTTCTGGCAGTCACAAAAAATGGAAGCTCATTGGCTTCCATTTTTTATATCTATCAAACTGGCTCAAGTTAGAAGCGCGCTAAGTTAAAGTCGCTAACAGCTCTGGGTTCACACCAAAGCCCTTTTTATGCTCTTCAATCACCACTTCACTGCGTGTCTGAATCACGCCAGGCAAGGTACCTAACTTGGTGGCCATAAATGCTTGGTACGCCTTCATGTCTTTCACTCGAACCTTAATCATGGTGTCGAAGTCTCCCGACAACGAGTAACACTCTTCCACCTCTGGCATCATTTCCACGGCTTGGGCAAATTTATCAAAGATTGAAAAGCTGGTTTGGTCGAGACGAATATGGATAAAGACTTGAACATCGAGCCCCAACTTCTCAGAACACAGCTCTGCGTGGTAACCCGTGATGTAACCCTCTTTTTCTAATCGCTTCAATCTATCAGAGCAAGGAGAGGTGGTTAGGTTAACTTGCTTGGCCAACTCAACCACAGGCAAGCGCCCTTTCATATGCAGAATTCTTAGTATCTCTTTATCGATACGATCAAGCTGATGCTGAGACATAACATTCCTTAAACATTATAAATTCGGCTCAGTATATTCCATACCTAGAGCGATCGAAGAAAACCCCGCTCACACATTTAAAAACTAAACGCACAAGTCGTATTCACACCAAATATAAATCCACACAAATCGATAACAACCCTTATAAATCAAACTCTGGTTATTAACAAATTATTATAGAAATGACCCGATAAACAAATAAGTTGAGCCAGAAACGAAAGAAAGGATATATGGCAAAGTGAATAATATAATTATCAAAGAGAAAGGATGACTCTATTATGAAAACACAAGAACTCGCATATAAACCCTACGGTATCGGCTCATGGACACACGTAACAGTGTCAAAAGATGTGGCTCAAGCACTCGCTAATGAATACTCAAACTACGGATGGGAAGTAAAAATTGATGGCAATGCCATTAACAGCGAGATCGCACTTAAAGCGGCTTAAATGACAAAAACCTCCCAAACGGAGGTTTTTTTGATATCGGTTAGTAAGCACTTACCATCAGCTAAGCTAAGCCAACTTGAGGAACTGAGTTTCCAGTTTCACAACGGCAGTTGCATGTACGACAAAAGTGCTGCGTTTCCATATCGTAATATAAGTTGCCACTAAATAGCTTTGAGGTCCATTGCAACATACGGCCAGAGGCTGTCTCGGGCTCTGATTCACAACGTTTCATTATAGACTTATGTAGTGTTGTTTTTTTACATCCTTTGCAATAGAGATCAGGCATACCTTTGTCCTATAGGTCTTTAGTGGTTACTGACAATTGACACATCATGTCCAATTCGGTTCCACAATTCACCGAGCTAATAACAAAAGTGAGCGCCAAGTTCAAAAATTAGCCACTTTTCTGTTTCATTTTTTGACATCACACGCCATTGAGTAAGTTGATCTTTCCCTTCTCACGCAAGATCCGAGCGCTTCGATTTACATTGTAAAACCCCAACAACCGCTCGATCACGTCTGATTTCACCCCGATCTTAAGTACGACAAACATCGCACCTCAGTAACAAAATACCGATATCGTAAGCTGTTCAAATTACCGAATCCAAACTACTCACCTATACACCTTTATACGACGCGATTAGAATACTCGGCTATCAATTAAATATGCCTGTTTAGTTCACGCTCTCGCAACCAATGAGGTAGAAATGCTCACTGTCACTCAAATTGCCAAGGCCTACAACATATCTCGTACCACCATTCTCTACTACGAGCGTGCCGGGCTGCTGCTTCCTCACAGTCGCTCCGATAATGGCTATCGTTGGTATGGCAAAAAAGAGCAAGCTCGGTTAGAAAGCATTATCTCTTACCGATCGTTTGGTCTGTCTATTCAGGAGATAAGCGCCCTGCTCGATCGCACAGACGATGTGAAACAAGAGCAGACATTAGTAAATCAGTTCAACGCCTTGGAAAAGGAAATTCAGAACC
The window above is part of the Vibrio chagasii genome. Proteins encoded here:
- a CDS encoding helix-turn-helix domain-containing protein, with the protein product MINWLQSPKSSVVAQYIDCYWLIEKAPDAQTHQFPILNPDPSAHLILSPSDQPYHYTIDQQVQQGIGSHLLLPHHKAIELDHTKPFIHLGIKFHVGALYSLTIPDCPHPSLDRVNTIDLAALLNNSDADVTSLIKLAQSDFEACCQQLDDLLQPWLSTARTDRHSELTRKVLSVLGSTPIAELGDKLFCSQRTLERSFNKVTGLTLKQCQSMNKLEAMLEYLYKKELNDIDWLDVAFQFGFSDQPHLIRYLKKTIGLTPNTYAKEGGLTIDVYGGVRSE
- a CDS encoding Lrp/AsnC ligand binding domain-containing protein; this translates as MSQHQLDRIDKEILRILHMKGRLPVVELAKQVNLTTSPCSDRLKRLEKEGYITGYHAELCSEKLGLDVQVFIHIRLDQTSFSIFDKFAQAVEMMPEVEECYSLSGDFDTMIKVRVKDMKAYQAFMATKLGTLPGVIQTRSEVVIEEHKKGFGVNPELLATLT
- a CDS encoding DUF1214 domain-containing protein, producing MKKTTLAVLVAATSFGAVAATPAYEANPDLYSAESIKLMSAIDSSGWAVNPEDHGMTAQEFIHQEARFFINNFVNNFQAGWNNPHHFRQLNQVGDTWVVTPALDHLYSVGGIDTSKPFSITVPSNGDKFQSLHIQTSNHTIPVYEVEAGTYHFTPDMFDTRFVAFGVRLATDGTEEDMARLRVLQDQIVVTGGGNGEGFVGPDMERMMKVRGALMEGYNNHLSVAQEKHVEWNIKDVTNWEGLTYANAGAWGLSPHDTAMYPVYALSGAEGNTCYTATYRAPKSVDPRGYYSITVYGEDKFLMTNENNIVSTNQGLTTNEDGTFTVVFGGEKCGSYAAKNNVNYAATPADNWGFTLRVYLPDVADVQDWEANMPEIKPLNI
- a CDS encoding arginine deiminase-related protein encodes the protein MLNLHKKSLHITNVQNANCVVMVPPKEFRFNEETARDNEFQNRVNLTEAEVKLETMAEFKAMVASLRKEGVQVVEFDYPELGVETPDAVFPNNWFSTCSDGSLFTFPMACENRQNEVKPNALIEALEASGRIVNHTESLESYIAQGSYLESTGVMVIDHINKTIYAALSQRCDREVLEDYAKRIGYSRVVSFQTALPSGQPIYHTNVMMAIGDNFCVICDEVIPEFERRFVVKSLAKDKQVISISIDQMNRFCGNILQLETVNGDKVIAMSQSAFDAFSPAQRAQLATHGKLLPFNVKTIEDIGGGSVRCMLGEVFLPTRVNRL
- a CDS encoding MerR family transcriptional regulator, whose protein sequence is MLTVTQIAKAYNISRTTILYYERAGLLLPHSRSDNGYRWYGKKEQARLESIISYRSFGLSIQEISALLDRTDDVKQEQTLVNQFNALEKEIQNLRQQQKAIVMLLEQPELLEQKMLTKERWVRVMENAGFDEKDMKNWHKQFEKMEPTAHQEFLESLNIDEQEVASIREWSKK
- a CDS encoding ABC transporter ATP-binding protein/permease, with product MYKKFEGFTEAFPKGEPIQPPTGILAFCRHYTRGFEKPLILLGIMSMTIAIIEVALFGYMGQLVDWLSTSNPETFLADNKSTLMGLGVLLLVVMPILISVYSLLLHQTLLGNYPMSIRWLAHRYLLKQSLSFYQDDFAGRVATKVMQTSLAVRETVTKMVDVFVYVTVYFTAMLFMLAESDWRLMAPMLIWLFVYIGIQLYYVPKLKDVSSEQADARSLMTGRIVDSYTNIATVKLFSHSKRETEYAEEGMEGFLDTVYRQMRLVTGFNICVEFANYLLVFSIAGISIYLWLDSAITVGAIAIAVSLALRINGMSKWIMWEIGGLFENLGTVIDGIKTMSKPIAIEDKKDAQPLKVPQGGINFENVSFNYGENKGVINKLNLNIKPGEKVGLVGRSGAGKSTLVNLLLRFHDVESGRILIDDQEISSVTQDSLRSNIGMVTQDTSLLHRSIKDNILYGRPEATDEEVYAATKQAHAHEFIETLTDPFGNIGYDAQVGERGVKLSGGQRQRVAISRVLLKNAPLLVLDEATSALDSEVEAAIQESLIELMEGKTVIAIAHRLSTIAAMDRLIVLDEGNIVEEGTHQDLINQNGIYAQLWNHQTGGFIADDLEQASND
- a CDS encoding acetyltransferase, producing the protein MNNKNKHIVLIHGLYMPALIMQYLDRNFKKRGFTTHKFAYNSLRFPSAAKRLNRFVNARFDEHDKVYFFGHSLGGLLIRHYFKFYQPHFADTCIITAGTPHNGATIAKTLSNHGLGFIFGSTKHILNDGLGDYDNDVPIGVITGTYDAGVGRIVLGKNHGDGTVTLEDANLKGATDTCALNVNHTALVYSKEVVQRSVEFIHFKAFLAAQ
- a CDS encoding DUF445 domain-containing protein, which translates into the protein MNKSVLTNVIALALLAGGYATANQYLLYAGLFAFSGAITNWLAIHMLFEKVPGLYGSGVIPARFEEFKAAIKQLMMEQFFTESNIDRFLSSEMSGGQSLNLEPVIKKIDFNPAFDSLVNVIENSQFGGMLAMFGGTEALEPMKAPFVEKMQESVIEISKSDSVKNAIKEELESPAMMDEIKENIEAIIDQRLNELTPKLVKEMVQTMIKKHLGWLVVWGGVFGGVIGLISAAITL
- a CDS encoding LysR family transcriptional regulator, yielding MDLNLIIPFLRVYELNSITQAADVLDVTQPAMSASIKRLEQQLGKALFVRHGRRLEPTSDAHALAEHFKEIEHRLELALDKPREFTVYAPEHIVIHLPVIDGVKLIENPLSEYMVLDHLRHDKIDMAIESRFKQEKEQAFVYEHIQDVGLVYVCRQDHPTIGDSVTLEEFYDLEHVTLTYTVREVSGIEKLAKMNLPRKIVKQVTSPSSMLLCVRNSNAICATNDNDPLIEQLGLKKIQVPFSIDPIQLDLVYHKKYANNQSHAAIRSQLHQYLKNV